From a single Paludibacter jiangxiensis genomic region:
- a CDS encoding FtsB family cell division protein: protein MQKQIWLKLRKRVGQTKHIKYWVVAVTFLVIMCFVDENNFFKRIANQREIQNLEDQIEQYDQSIKDNREKINELQTSNANLEKFAREEHLMKRPNEDIFIIKEKD, encoded by the coding sequence ATGCAAAAACAAATATGGTTGAAATTGCGCAAACGTGTAGGGCAAACCAAGCATATTAAATACTGGGTAGTTGCCGTAACGTTTTTGGTAATCATGTGTTTTGTGGATGAAAATAATTTTTTCAAGCGCATTGCTAATCAACGGGAAATCCAAAATCTGGAAGATCAGATAGAACAGTATGATCAGAGTATTAAAGACAACCGTGAAAAGATTAACGAGCTACAAACCAGTAATGCAAATCTGGAAAAATTTGCCAGGGAAGAACACCTGATGAAACGACCCAACGAAGATATATTTATTATTAAAGAAAAGGATTGA
- the recO gene encoding DNA repair protein RecO, which yields MFLKTKAIILHCIKYSDKANIVHLISEERGRLACIVYGASRKKSGSKMAFLQPMMLVDLEIEMLPDRELHQIKEARPYNIITSIQMNPVKNALALFLAEFLYRTLRDSQTDKMLFRFLQESVQILERSEQGVANFHLVMMLHLTRFLGFFPNTENLGLHFYFDMVNGVFTSTCPLHKHFLRPAESAVLYQLMRINYTNMHMFRFSRSERVAILEHMLAYYRIHLAEIGEIKSLPVLMELFD from the coding sequence ATGTTTCTCAAAACGAAAGCCATCATTCTTCACTGCATCAAGTATTCCGATAAGGCGAATATCGTGCACCTTATTTCGGAGGAGCGGGGACGTTTGGCCTGTATCGTTTATGGAGCTTCGAGAAAAAAAAGCGGATCGAAAATGGCATTCCTGCAACCGATGATGTTGGTCGATCTTGAAATAGAAATGCTGCCGGACCGCGAACTTCACCAAATAAAAGAAGCCCGGCCTTACAATATTATTACTTCCATACAAATGAATCCGGTGAAAAATGCTTTGGCATTGTTTCTGGCCGAATTTCTTTATCGTACGTTGCGGGATAGCCAAACGGACAAAATGTTGTTTCGCTTCCTGCAGGAGTCAGTGCAAATCCTCGAACGGTCGGAACAGGGCGTTGCCAATTTTCATTTGGTGATGATGCTTCATCTGACCCGTTTCCTCGGCTTCTTTCCCAATACCGAAAATCTCGGACTGCACTTTTATTTTGACATGGTCAATGGGGTATTTACTTCCACATGCCCTTTGCACAAACATTTCCTGCGTCCTGCAGAGAGTGCTGTTTTATATCAACTGATGCGGATTAACTATACAAATATGCACATGTTCCGTTTCTCGAGAAGCGAACGTGTTGCTATTCTTGAGCATATGCTTGCGTATTATCGTATCCATTTGGCTGAAATCGGAGAAATCAAATCGTTGCCGGTGCTGATGGAATTGTTCGATTGA
- a CDS encoding sensor histidine kinase gives MNFNKKYGKAINVLIHICFWIGFIAIPAILPKPQHRPFHPPFHPGLHPDIQIIAIAIGLQIGYFYLNYFVFFNLFKTRRYYLFFIVNLAILSVIFVIRCVYNRFDGLNMMIFRELSPYIFFFLAGTSLRIIRDQFRLQSELLENEVTFLRNQINPHFLFNVLNMVNSFARTRPELIEPTVEKLSNLMRYMLYNTDKQTSLMDEVEHLNNYIELQRTRYNDSVKISYHTEGEIPDKTIEPMLLIPIVENAFKHGTALIDSPEIHIKLTSSDKTLSLEVSNRYKNDLQENLSPYSGIGLQNIIRRLELLYPDSHVLNHFSENGWYKIQLTIAL, from the coding sequence ATGAACTTCAATAAAAAATACGGCAAAGCGATCAACGTGCTAATCCATATTTGTTTTTGGATAGGATTTATTGCTATACCTGCTATTTTACCGAAGCCTCAACACAGACCGTTTCATCCTCCGTTTCACCCCGGATTGCATCCGGACATACAAATTATAGCGATAGCCATCGGGTTGCAGATCGGATATTTTTACCTGAATTATTTCGTTTTCTTCAACTTATTCAAAACACGGCGATACTATCTGTTTTTCATTGTCAACCTTGCTATTTTATCGGTTATTTTTGTAATAAGGTGTGTTTATAACCGGTTCGATGGCTTGAATATGATGATTTTCAGAGAACTATCGCCGTATATTTTCTTCTTTCTGGCTGGAACGTCATTGCGGATTATCAGGGATCAGTTCCGACTTCAAAGCGAGTTGCTCGAAAACGAAGTCACCTTTTTGCGCAATCAAATCAATCCGCATTTTCTATTCAATGTATTGAACATGGTCAATTCGTTTGCCCGGACACGACCGGAACTGATTGAACCCACGGTGGAGAAGCTATCGAACCTGATGCGCTACATGCTTTACAATACAGACAAACAAACCTCATTAATGGATGAAGTTGAACACCTGAACAACTACATCGAACTGCAAAGAACCCGGTACAACGATTCGGTAAAAATCAGTTACCATACAGAAGGCGAGATTCCTGACAAGACAATTGAGCCTATGCTACTCATACCTATCGTTGAAAATGCATTCAAGCATGGCACGGCACTGATAGATTCGCCCGAAATCCACATCAAGCTCACAAGCTCAGATAAAACCCTTTCATTGGAAGTGAGCAATCGTTACAAAAACGACTTGCAGGAGAACTTAAGCCCCTACAGCGGAATTGGGTTACAAAACATCATCAGAAGGTTGGAACTGCTCTACCCTGACTCACACGTGCTGAACCATTTTTCTGAAAACGGGTGGTATAAAATACAATTGACGATTGCCTTATGA
- the dnaA gene encoding chromosomal replication initiator protein DnaA, translating to MKVNSANDLWHRCLRVIRDNVSETTFSTWFLPIVPLNYENNVFTVQVPSQFFYEYIEETFVDLLRMTIHREIGEGTRLMYRVLVDRTSGTSTTIPSDDKLKPNQLYNAPKQENPFARKEVIPNIDPQLNPIYNFNTFVEGTSNKLARTAGISIGNNPGTTIFNPLFVYGQSGVGKTHLVHAIGIQAKQTHPDKRVLYVSANLFQIQYTDAVRNNTVNDFLNFYQSIDVLILDDIHEFAGKNGTQNTFFHIFNHLHQNGKQLILTSDRSPMVLQGLEQRLITRFKWGLSAEISKPDFELRKGILKHKIFKDGLDIDDEVVNYIAENVTDNIRDLEGVIISLLAYSTLTDKPIDLELAHKAVSNVVNVTPKVVTIEQIRNVVCEHFGLKIEEMLSKRRNRELAQARQIAMYLAKCHTKHSLSSIGEMIGKRDHATVLHACKVVNDLMEIDKQYRACIQEIQNKIKA from the coding sequence ATGAAAGTGAACAGCGCCAACGACTTGTGGCATCGATGCCTGCGTGTGATACGCGACAATGTGTCTGAAACTACGTTTTCGACGTGGTTTTTGCCCATTGTACCCCTCAACTATGAGAACAATGTTTTCACGGTTCAAGTCCCAAGCCAGTTCTTCTACGAATATATCGAAGAAACTTTTGTCGATTTATTAAGAATGACCATTCACCGCGAAATCGGAGAAGGCACTCGTTTAATGTACAGAGTTTTGGTCGATCGCACTTCGGGCACAAGTACCACTATTCCGAGTGATGACAAATTAAAGCCCAACCAGCTTTATAACGCTCCAAAACAGGAAAACCCTTTTGCGCGAAAAGAAGTTATCCCAAATATCGATCCGCAACTTAATCCGATCTATAATTTTAACACTTTTGTAGAAGGCACCAGCAATAAGCTTGCCCGTACCGCAGGAATCAGCATCGGCAATAACCCCGGGACAACGATTTTCAACCCGCTGTTTGTATACGGACAATCCGGCGTTGGAAAAACTCATCTGGTACATGCTATCGGTATTCAGGCAAAACAAACACATCCTGACAAACGCGTACTTTATGTTTCTGCAAACTTATTTCAGATTCAGTATACAGACGCCGTACGTAACAACACCGTTAATGACTTTCTGAATTTCTATCAGAGCATTGATGTGTTGATTTTGGATGACATTCACGAATTTGCCGGCAAAAACGGAACTCAGAATACATTCTTTCATATCTTCAACCACCTGCACCAAAACGGCAAACAGTTAATCCTGACATCCGACCGTTCGCCCATGGTATTGCAGGGACTTGAACAGCGCCTCATCACGCGATTCAAATGGGGATTATCAGCCGAGATATCAAAGCCCGACTTTGAATTGCGCAAAGGCATCTTAAAACACAAAATCTTCAAGGACGGATTGGACATTGATGACGAGGTAGTAAACTACATCGCAGAAAATGTTACTGACAACATCAGAGATCTGGAAGGTGTCATCATTTCACTGCTGGCCTACTCTACCCTTACCGACAAACCAATCGATCTGGAACTTGCACACAAAGCTGTCAGCAATGTTGTGAATGTGACTCCGAAGGTTGTCACAATCGAGCAAATCAGAAATGTTGTTTGTGAACACTTCGGACTCAAGATCGAAGAAATGTTGTCGAAACGCCGAAACAGAGAATTGGCTCAGGCACGTCAGATTGCAATGTACCTTGCCAAGTGCCATACAAAACACTCACTTTCTTCCATCGGGGAGATGATTGGCAAACGAGATCATGCGACAGTACTTCATGCTTGTAAAGTGGTCAACGATTTGATGGAAATCGACAAACAATACAGAGCCTGCATTCAGGAAATTCAAAATAAGATCAAAGCATAA
- the ald gene encoding alanine dehydrogenase yields MKIGTPKEIKNNENRVGLTPAGVSALVKQGHIVYIQEGAGVNSGFSDELYLKVGATLLPSIEEVYAASDMIVKVKEPIEPEYRLIKKDQLLFTYFHFASNAGLTKAMIDSGAVCLAYETVEKADRSLPLLIPMSEVAGRMSIQEGAKYLERPNGGKGILLGGVPGVKPAKVLVLGGGVVGTQAAWMAAGLGADVTLADISLPRLRYLSDVLPKNVKTLVSSEYVIAEEVKTADLVIGAVLVTGAKAPHLVTADMLSTMQKGAVMVDVAIDQGGCFETSRPTTHNDPIYTIDGVVHYCVANIPGAVPYTSTLALTNATLPYAIQLANLGWEKACEASEELRKGLNIVKGEIVYPAVREAFLG; encoded by the coding sequence ATGAAAATTGGAACCCCAAAAGAAATTAAAAACAACGAAAATCGCGTGGGATTAACACCCGCAGGCGTGTCTGCACTTGTTAAACAAGGCCATATTGTTTACATTCAGGAAGGTGCAGGGGTGAACAGTGGCTTTAGTGATGAATTGTATTTGAAGGTAGGAGCAACATTGTTGCCTTCAATAGAAGAGGTATATGCCGCTTCTGACATGATTGTAAAAGTAAAAGAGCCGATTGAGCCTGAATATCGGTTGATCAAGAAAGATCAGTTGCTTTTTACGTATTTTCACTTTGCCTCTAATGCCGGTTTGACAAAAGCAATGATCGACAGCGGAGCTGTTTGTCTTGCTTATGAAACAGTAGAAAAGGCCGACCGAAGTCTTCCTTTATTGATTCCAATGTCGGAAGTGGCAGGCCGGATGTCAATTCAGGAAGGAGCAAAGTATCTTGAACGTCCTAATGGCGGAAAAGGTATCCTGCTTGGTGGTGTGCCGGGTGTTAAACCTGCAAAAGTGCTTGTGCTTGGCGGTGGTGTGGTTGGTACTCAGGCTGCATGGATGGCTGCCGGTTTGGGTGCTGATGTTACTTTGGCTGATATTTCGCTGCCTCGCTTGCGTTATTTGTCGGACGTGTTGCCCAAGAACGTAAAAACATTGGTGTCTTCCGAATATGTTATTGCGGAAGAGGTGAAAACTGCAGATTTGGTAATCGGTGCGGTTTTGGTAACCGGAGCAAAGGCTCCTCATCTTGTGACTGCTGATATGTTGTCTACTATGCAAAAAGGAGCGGTGATGGTAGACGTTGCTATCGATCAGGGTGGTTGCTTTGAAACTTCCCGCCCGACTACACACAATGATCCGATTTATACCATTGATGGTGTGGTTCATTATTGTGTTGCCAATATTCCGGGTGCAGTGCCTTATACCTCAACCCTTGCGTTAACAAATGCTACGTTGCCTTACGCTATCCAACTGGCTAATCTGGGATGGGAAAAGGCTTGTGAAGCGAGTGAAGAGCTTCGCAAAGGTCTTAATATCGTAAAAGGTGAAATTGTTTACCCGGCTGTGCGCGAAGCATTTCTGGGGTAA
- the rseP gene encoding RIP metalloprotease RseP, with translation METFLIKAAQLILSLSILVFLHELGHFAFARIFKTRVDKFYLFFNPYISLLRCKKIDGKWQFKFFARNVPDMYRKKLDAFGNVVKDEKGKDVMEEISTTDLAQDDWRKHTDVTEWGIGWLPLGGYCKIAGMIDESMDTEAMKKPAQSWEFRSKPAWQRLFIMVGGVLVNFITALAIYSMILLVWGEEYLPLQNAKFGMQFTEVAVKNGFRNGDILLAINNKPVEESSEAIKKILVDGSQSVTVLREGKKTTFILPSNFTRQIIASSSKQFMTPRVPFVVEKTVNGSAAAKAGMQKGDSVVSVNGKAMFAIQDISVQLDSCKGKTVPIEFIRSGKRLSASLVVSESGKIGVALKTFAGNFVTKRISYGFFESIPAGINKGVETLTSYVKQLKFIFTKEGAKQIGGFGTIGSLFPDVWDWQNFWALTAFLSIILAFMNILPIPALDGGHTLFLLYEMVTGRKPSDKFLEYAQMVGLFLLFALLIYANGNDIFRLFK, from the coding sequence ATGGAGACTTTTTTAATTAAAGCGGCACAACTGATACTGAGTTTGTCGATATTGGTGTTTTTGCATGAGTTGGGTCACTTTGCTTTTGCTCGAATCTTCAAGACGAGGGTGGATAAATTCTACCTCTTTTTCAATCCCTATATTTCTCTGTTGCGTTGTAAAAAAATCGATGGTAAGTGGCAATTTAAGTTTTTTGCCCGTAACGTACCCGATATGTACCGCAAAAAGCTTGACGCTTTTGGAAATGTGGTGAAAGATGAGAAAGGCAAAGATGTGATGGAAGAAATTTCTACCACAGATTTGGCACAAGACGATTGGAGAAAACACACAGATGTTACAGAGTGGGGGATTGGTTGGTTGCCTCTGGGTGGCTATTGCAAGATTGCCGGTATGATCGATGAGTCGATGGATACCGAAGCCATGAAGAAGCCCGCTCAGTCGTGGGAATTTCGTAGCAAACCGGCATGGCAACGCCTTTTTATAATGGTGGGGGGGGTCTTGGTTAACTTTATAACTGCCCTAGCTATCTATTCCATGATTCTTCTGGTTTGGGGTGAGGAATACTTGCCATTGCAGAATGCTAAATTCGGAATGCAGTTTACGGAAGTGGCAGTTAAGAATGGTTTTAGAAATGGCGATATATTGCTGGCAATAAATAATAAACCTGTAGAAGAATCTTCGGAGGCAATAAAAAAAATCTTGGTAGATGGTTCCCAATCGGTAACCGTTTTGCGCGAAGGGAAAAAGACTACGTTTATTCTTCCTTCTAATTTTACCCGTCAGATTATCGCCTCCAGCTCGAAGCAGTTTATGACACCGCGTGTGCCGTTTGTGGTCGAAAAGACGGTGAATGGTTCGGCTGCGGCCAAAGCAGGTATGCAAAAGGGAGACAGCGTGGTGTCTGTTAATGGTAAGGCGATGTTTGCCATTCAGGATATTTCGGTTCAACTGGACTCCTGTAAAGGGAAAACCGTTCCAATAGAGTTCATCCGTTCCGGTAAACGTCTATCGGCGTCGCTGGTCGTCAGCGAGAGCGGGAAAATCGGCGTTGCGCTTAAAACATTTGCAGGGAACTTCGTTACCAAACGGATCTCTTATGGTTTCTTTGAGTCTATTCCGGCCGGGATAAATAAAGGTGTTGAAACACTGACTTCGTACGTAAAGCAACTTAAATTTATCTTTACCAAAGAGGGTGCGAAACAAATCGGAGGGTTCGGTACTATCGGAAGCCTATTCCCTGATGTTTGGGATTGGCAAAACTTTTGGGCGTTGACCGCATTTCTTTCGATTATTCTGGCGTTCATGAATATCCTTCCTATTCCTGCTCTTGACGGAGGACACACCTTGTTCCTCCTTTATGAAATGGTAACGGGACGTAAACCGAGTGATAAGTTTCTGGAGTATGCACAAATGGTGGGTTTGTTCCTTCTGTTTGCTTTGCTTATTTATGCTAACGGAAATGATATTTTCAGGTTGTTCAAATAA
- the zupT gene encoding zinc transporter ZupT — protein MEHHNLLIAFGLTLTAGLSTGIGGLLTYFSKQTNRSFLAFSLGLAAGVLLFVSFVEIFPESLRCFESAASPSKAFMYAIFSFFLGIVVMALIDMLFPHHVDVSDNADPESVQLKKRLKKMSLLIALAVTLHNIPEGIAMFTIGVSDYRLAFPILLAIIIHNVPIGLSISAPMYHATGNRRKALLLTLAAGLSTPMGAFLAWLFILPYWSPMLEGIVLGAVSATMVYIAIDELIPTAHHYGKGLFSKIGLISGMALVAIAILLMGE, from the coding sequence ATGGAACATCATAATTTGTTGATAGCTTTTGGGCTAACCCTTACTGCCGGGTTGTCAACCGGTATCGGAGGTCTCTTAACATACTTTTCAAAACAAACCAACCGGTCTTTTCTCGCGTTCTCGTTGGGTCTGGCTGCCGGGGTATTACTCTTCGTCTCTTTTGTCGAAATCTTTCCGGAATCGCTTCGCTGTTTTGAATCTGCAGCTTCTCCCTCAAAAGCATTTATGTATGCCATCTTCTCCTTTTTTCTGGGAATTGTGGTTATGGCACTGATTGATATGCTGTTTCCCCACCATGTGGACGTTAGCGACAATGCCGATCCTGAAAGCGTTCAATTAAAAAAGCGACTCAAAAAAATGAGTCTTTTAATTGCTCTGGCGGTTACTTTACACAATATCCCCGAAGGAATAGCAATGTTTACGATAGGCGTTTCGGATTATCGTCTGGCGTTTCCTATTTTGCTGGCGATTATTATCCATAACGTTCCCATTGGCCTCTCTATTTCAGCTCCAATGTATCACGCGACGGGAAATCGCCGTAAAGCTCTCTTGTTGACGTTGGCTGCGGGTCTTTCCACTCCGATGGGGGCATTTCTGGCCTGGCTGTTTATATTACCTTACTGGTCGCCAATGCTGGAGGGTATTGTATTGGGCGCTGTGTCGGCCACTATGGTGTATATTGCTATAGATGAGCTGATTCCTACGGCGCACCATTATGGTAAAGGCTTGTTTTCTAAAATCGGATTGATTAGCGGTATGGCTTTGGTTGCGATAGCCATATTGTTGATGGGAGAATAG
- a CDS encoding DNA-binding protein, translating to MTRTITFNELRKIKDSLPSGSMGKIAADLGLTDETVRNYFGGHNFKDGKSCGVHIEPGPDGGLVMLDDTTILDHALHLLEEVH from the coding sequence ATGACTAGAACTATCACATTTAACGAGCTGAGAAAAATCAAAGACAGCCTTCCGTCTGGCAGTATGGGGAAAATTGCCGCTGATTTAGGTCTGACCGACGAAACAGTACGTAATTATTTCGGCGGTCATAATTTTAAAGATGGAAAGAGTTGTGGTGTTCACATTGAACCCGGCCCTGACGGCGGTTTAGTAATGCTAGACGATACAACTATTTTAGATCATGCTCTTCACCTGCTTGAGGAAGTCCACTAA
- a CDS encoding LytR/AlgR family response regulator transcription factor yields MISCIAIDDEKYALDLLIDNIRRAPFLELKETFRNGVDALHYLEKNPVDLAFLDIQMPVLNGLQMLRKLQVRPMIVIVSAFKSYALESFELDVLDYLLKPVSYERFLRAANKANDYFQLKHAKNGQRNDYIFVNADYRLVKINIDKILYIEGMKDYVKIFPENSKAIVTKLSLKTVEEMLPDEHFIRVHKSYIINSQKVISLQKKKVQLNGDIIIPLSSNYRSAYNQLIESPAES; encoded by the coding sequence ATGATTAGTTGCATTGCCATTGACGACGAAAAATATGCCCTCGATTTACTAATTGACAATATCCGCAGGGCTCCTTTTCTGGAGTTGAAAGAGACGTTCAGAAATGGCGTAGACGCGTTGCATTATCTGGAAAAGAATCCGGTCGATCTGGCCTTTCTCGATATTCAGATGCCGGTTCTGAACGGACTGCAAATGTTACGTAAGTTGCAGGTAAGACCAATGATTGTGATCGTATCCGCATTTAAAAGTTATGCGCTTGAAAGTTTTGAACTCGACGTTCTGGATTATCTGCTAAAGCCGGTGTCGTACGAACGATTTCTGAGAGCGGCGAACAAAGCCAACGACTATTTTCAGCTGAAACATGCAAAAAACGGGCAACGGAATGATTATATATTTGTCAATGCCGATTACCGCCTGGTAAAAATCAACATTGATAAAATCTTGTATATTGAAGGGATGAAGGACTACGTAAAAATCTTCCCTGAAAACAGCAAAGCCATCGTTACAAAACTATCACTTAAAACGGTTGAAGAAATGCTGCCGGACGAACACTTTATACGCGTTCACAAATCGTATATTATAAATAGTCAAAAGGTGATTTCGTTGCAAAAGAAAAAGGTGCAACTCAATGGCGACATCATCATTCCGTTGAGCAGTAATTACCGCTCGGCCTACAACCAGCTGATAGAAAGTCCGGCAGAAAGTTAA
- a CDS encoding lipopolysaccharide kinase InaA family protein has product MKTVVIIAPAYQQYTSFIHSLPQIFNSEGTSIYKARNEIKNFERNGKLFTVKGYKRPHIINQIAYGTFRQSKAKRAYDYALRLLEKNISTPEPVAYIEQYACGLLCNSYFVSLFATESHLLRELHDYKVEGNEALLNALAAYTAYVHERDVFPIDYSPGNVLFENEDGIFRFTLLDINRMQFRVVTQKMAARCFRRFTMDKTLIGFIACEYARIRGYEPTAFANEAIKHHTNFWKTR; this is encoded by the coding sequence ATGAAGACAGTAGTAATAATAGCTCCGGCATACCAACAGTACACAAGTTTCATCCACTCTTTACCTCAGATTTTTAATTCTGAAGGCACTTCTATTTATAAGGCCAGAAATGAAATTAAGAATTTTGAGCGTAATGGAAAACTATTTACCGTCAAAGGTTATAAGCGGCCACATATCATCAACCAAATTGCTTATGGCACCTTCCGCCAAAGCAAAGCCAAACGGGCTTATGATTACGCATTGCGTCTTCTGGAGAAAAACATCTCCACGCCAGAGCCTGTAGCCTACATTGAACAATACGCATGTGGTTTATTGTGCAACTCTTATTTTGTCTCGTTATTTGCCACAGAATCTCACCTACTCAGAGAACTTCACGACTATAAAGTGGAGGGAAATGAAGCGTTACTCAACGCACTGGCGGCGTATACAGCTTACGTTCACGAAAGAGATGTATTTCCTATCGATTATTCGCCCGGAAATGTGTTGTTTGAAAATGAAGATGGAATATTCAGATTCACGCTCCTCGACATCAACAGAATGCAATTTCGAGTAGTGACTCAAAAGATGGCTGCCAGATGTTTTCGGCGCTTTACCATGGATAAGACGCTTATCGGGTTCATCGCGTGCGAGTATGCACGTATAAGAGGATATGAGCCAACTGCATTCGCGAACGAGGCCATCAAACATCACACAAATTTCTGGAAAACGCGATAA
- a CDS encoding tetratricopeptide repeat protein, giving the protein MKLIRIVILALCVSGSLQMSASKKAVQKHIEETTPVDIQFNYFFDDALRERLAGHYDAAIDLLTNCNRIKPNDGNVMYELSKIYVVTKQTDKAIACLEKATVAQPENLWFKTALAEQYLSSQKIDKAVEVYNAIVKIDPENDEALMMLINIYSQSEKYNEAIGALNMLEKVQGMNQDITMEKARLYFMQNQNKKGIAEIDKLVKTYPNEAKYQVLRGDIYLEQKMQKEALACYQQVLNTDPNNGDALYSLSKYYKAVGDTVSMMSVLDQMMRNKNVDLEPKLSVLKDLVTRPSEMQKVEGYLSSLLEMYPEEESLHNYNYLFLMMRQKNEAAENELKIMLDLNPQNKVTWMRMIDMKIKQENFTAIDSLCSKALGYFADDVDFYFYKAIALYQSGKYKETISHCNKALQLVPDENIVMRSQIYTQLGDTYYKLGMKDSTFVSYAQSLKYQPNNIGTLNNYAYYLSLEKRELQKAESMSAKTVAAEPTNATYLDTYAWIFFVEGNYSLAKIYEKQAIDNGGDKSPEVLEHYGDILFMAGEKEEALVWWQKAVNAGNNSPLLKKKIEMKSYLEK; this is encoded by the coding sequence ATGAAATTAATCCGCATCGTTATATTAGCCCTCTGCGTGAGTGGTTCTCTTCAAATGTCAGCTTCTAAAAAGGCAGTTCAAAAGCATATTGAAGAAACAACTCCGGTCGACATTCAATTCAATTACTTTTTTGATGATGCTTTGCGTGAAAGGCTGGCCGGACATTATGATGCGGCAATTGATTTGCTTACTAATTGTAACCGGATCAAGCCGAATGACGGGAATGTGATGTATGAATTGTCTAAAATTTACGTTGTTACCAAACAAACCGATAAGGCGATTGCGTGTCTGGAAAAGGCAACAGTGGCTCAGCCTGAAAACCTGTGGTTCAAAACCGCCCTGGCCGAGCAATATCTTTCTTCTCAGAAAATAGACAAAGCCGTTGAAGTGTATAATGCCATCGTGAAAATTGACCCTGAAAACGATGAAGCGTTGATGATGCTGATCAATATTTACTCGCAATCCGAAAAATACAACGAAGCTATTGGGGCTTTGAACATGCTTGAAAAGGTGCAGGGCATGAATCAGGATATAACCATGGAAAAGGCCCGGCTCTATTTTATGCAAAATCAAAATAAAAAAGGGATTGCAGAGATAGATAAGCTGGTGAAAACGTATCCGAATGAAGCTAAATACCAGGTTCTTAGAGGTGATATCTATCTTGAGCAAAAGATGCAGAAAGAAGCGCTTGCCTGCTATCAGCAAGTATTGAATACTGATCCCAATAACGGAGATGCCCTTTATTCTCTGTCGAAATATTACAAGGCAGTAGGCGATACCGTATCGATGATGTCTGTACTCGATCAGATGATGCGCAACAAAAATGTTGATCTTGAGCCCAAATTGTCTGTTCTCAAAGACCTTGTTACCCGTCCATCGGAAATGCAAAAGGTAGAGGGCTATCTCAGTTCTTTGCTCGAAATGTATCCGGAAGAAGAGAGCCTCCACAATTACAATTACCTCTTTCTGATGATGCGGCAAAAAAACGAAGCTGCTGAAAATGAGCTGAAAATAATGCTCGACCTCAATCCACAGAACAAGGTGACATGGATGCGGATGATTGATATGAAAATTAAGCAGGAAAACTTTACGGCTATCGATTCTCTGTGCAGTAAAGCTCTCGGATATTTTGCCGATGATGTCGATTTTTATTTTTATAAGGCAATTGCTCTGTATCAATCAGGAAAATACAAGGAGACAATTTCCCATTGCAATAAGGCGCTTCAGTTGGTGCCGGATGAAAACATAGTAATGCGCTCTCAAATTTATACCCAACTGGGGGACACTTATTATAAATTGGGAATGAAAGATTCGACCTTCGTTTCTTATGCTCAATCGCTAAAATATCAGCCGAATAATATAGGAACACTGAACAATTACGCCTATTATTTATCGTTGGAGAAGAGGGAATTGCAAAAGGCCGAAAGCATGAGTGCCAAAACCGTGGCGGCAGAGCCAACGAATGCCACTTATCTGGATACTTACGCGTGGATTTTCTTTGTGGAAGGAAATTACTCGCTGGCCAAAATCTATGAAAAACAGGCAATTGACAATGGTGGAGATAAAAGCCCTGAAGTGCTAGAACACTACGGCGATATCCTGTTTATGGCAGGCGAAAAAGAAGAAGCTCTGGTTTGGTGGCAAAAAGCCGTGAATGCAGGAAATAACTCACCCTTGTTGAAAAAGAAAATAGAGATGAAGAGCTATCTGGAAAAATAG